In Oceanotoga teriensis, the DNA window AATGTAAAAGAAGAAGAAAAACTAATAATAGACTTATTAGAAAAAGAAATAGATGGACTAATATTACAACCGACAACATCATCATTAACAAATGGAATACTAAGAAGTTTAATAAAAGAAAGTTTTCCAATAGTATTTGTAGACAGACCTCTACCCAATCATTATGAAATACCATTGATATGGAGCGATAATGAAGAAGGTGGAAGAATAATGGCACAACATGCAAAAGAATTAAAAATAAAAAATCCAATATTCATAACTCATGGAGACTTTCAAATACAATCAGTAAAAAGTAGATATATAGGATTCTGTGAAGAATATGGAAAACAAATACAAAATATAGATTCAGAAGAAATAAATACACATGATCTTTTAAAAAAAATAAAAGAAGAAAAAATTGATTTCATATTCTTTTGTAATGATACAACAGCTATAAAAATTCATAACACATTAATATATAACGGAATAAACATCCCGCATCAGATAAAAGTTGCGGGATTTGATGACATAGAAACTGCTATAATGTTATATCCAGAATTAACAACTGTAAAACAAAACTTTGAACAAATAGGTGAAAATGCCGTATCAACAATAATAAAAATATTAAAAAATGAAAAAACACAAAAAGAAATAAAAATACCAGTACAAATAAAAAAAAGAAAATCAACAAGCATTTAAAAACGAGGAGGCGAAAAAATGTACTTAAAACCAGAACAAATAAAAGATAGATACCTTGCAATGATAAGTGAAATATTCCCATACACAATAAACAAAAGAGAAAATTTAAACAACTGGACATACAGTTCAAAAGATGAAACAAAACAAAACATAAACGAAGGATTTACATGGGATGATAAACAACTCCCCGTATATTTTGAAAACACAATAAAAATAGACAAACCTCAAAAAGATCAATGGATATACTTAGATCTATGGATGGGTGGAGAAAGTCTTGTAATAATAGACGATTTTCCATATGGAGAAATAAATCCATACCATAGACAATTAAACATAACAAAATTCGCCGATGGTAAAGAACATAAAATAAAAATACAAACAGTACCAAAAAAATTATTTGGAGAACATCAAAAAACACCTACATTAACAACATCAAAAATATTAACAATAGACAAAAACATACAAACATCATTATTAAAATTCAAAACAGCAATAGAAATAATGGCTGCAACACCAGATAAAACATTAGCTGAAAAAATAAAAAAACAATTAGATGAAGGAATAAAACAAATACATATACCGAGAAATTCAGAAAATTACTTCAAAGGAACAAAAGACAATCCAGCTATATATGAAATGGTAAATGGAATATGGGATCCAGAAGAATTTCCAGAAAATTCAGGTATGTTACTAAACCATGAAGACAAACAAACAATAATAAATGCAGCAGAAAAACTAGATGAAAAAATGACACAATTAAATAAACAACATCAAAAACAAGGAAAACTAAACTTAATAGGACATGCACACATAGACTATGCATGGTTATGGCCATATGCCGAAACCAAAAGAAAAATAGTTAGAACATTTGCAAATGCTGTAAGAATGACAGAAACATATCCAGAATTCAAATTCAGTCAATCATCAGCACAAATGTACAAAGACTTAAAAAACTCATATCCAGAACTATACAAAAAAATTCAAGAACTCGTAAAACAAGGAAAATGGGAAACTGCTGGAGGTATGTGGGTAGAAAGTGACTGTAATATAGGAAATGTAGAATCCTTAATAAGACAATTCTATTATGGTCAAACATACTTTGAAGAAGAATTTGGAACAAAAAATAAAACATGTTGGCTTCCAGATGTTTTTGGATTCAATTGGATAATACCTCAAATATTAAAAGAATCAGAAATAGAAAACTTTGTAACCATAAAAATAAATTGGAGCGAAAAAAACAAATTCCCACATGATGTATGCAAATGGAGAGGAATAGATGGATCAGAAGTAATATACTTCTCATATGCAAATCCAATTGGAGGATACAATGGAAACACAGATCCAGAATCACTAATAAAAACTTGGGAAGCACATAGAGAAAAAGATAAAGTAGACACAACACTTCTATCAT includes these proteins:
- a CDS encoding GntR family transcriptional regulator, producing MKPKYERIYDYLESLIIEEKIKAGEKIPSEKEVADMFETTRVTVRKALSKLEHEGLITKLKGVGSFVTSSDPLSRKKIGVIVQNNDIVRGIIKNTSKYGIKTYALDYSFNVKEEEKLIIDLLEKEIDGLILQPTTSSLTNGILRSLIKESFPIVFVDRPLPNHYEIPLIWSDNEEGGRIMAQHAKELKIKNPIFITHGDFQIQSVKSRYIGFCEEYGKQIQNIDSEEINTHDLLKKIKEEKIDFIFFCNDTTAIKIHNTLIYNGINIPHQIKVAGFDDIETAIMLYPELTTVKQNFEQIGENAVSTIIKILKNEKTQKEIKIPVQIKKRKSTSI